Proteins co-encoded in one Montipora capricornis isolate CH-2021 chromosome 12, ASM3666992v2, whole genome shotgun sequence genomic window:
- the LOC138025320 gene encoding uncharacterized protein produces the protein MWEIDSLGVRNSDDNQLNQEEILAMSKVEKSRRWIGGRYEVAIPWKKEFPSLPDNREEAEKRLFSLERNLLKKPEVERRYKEAMNANVEMGYVRKLEPNEAEDGRSWYLPHFPVIREDRETTKVRIVFDSAARCQGVSLNDVMLNGPKLHRDVLDILLRFRLRPAALVADIKEIFFWVVLAEKDHKYHRLLWRDLDPTKPVDVYEAVRLSFGHRASPYPAQFVLCSHALDLKESYPAAAMVLLQDMYMDDILHSEETVEDAVLVREDLTKVLGGAGFRAQKWCSNRTEVLEKISQKDQRATGVKLDDSELPGVKTLGVPWNAIDDVFTFIVKEINLSFYTKRGLLSGIATLFNPLQFLAPYIIRAKMALQEAWLRGPE, from the coding sequence ATGTGGGAGATCGACTCTCTTGGAGTGAGAAATTCAGACGACAATCAGTTGAATCAGGAGGAGATCTTAGCTATGTCAAAGGTCGAAAAGTCAAGACGATGGATCGGGGGCCGTTACGAAGTAGCCATTCCATGGAAGAAAGAGTTCCCCTCCTTACCTGATAACAGAGAAGAAGCAGAGAAACGTTTGTTCTCTTTAGAGAGAAACCTCCTCAAGAAGCCAGAAGTTGAGAGACGTTATAAAGAAGCAATGAATGCGAATGTCGAGATGGGCTACGTTCGGAAGTTAGAGCCTAACGAGGCTGAAGACGGTCGGAGCTGGTACCTCCCACACTTTCCAGTCATTAGGGAAGATAGAGAGACCACCAAAGTACGCATAGTATTCGACTCAGCTGCACGTTGCCAGGGCGTTTCCTTGAATGACGTGATGCTTAACGGGCCTAAGCTTCACCGAGATGTCTTGGACATACTTCTCAGATTTAGACTGAGACCTGCCGCCCTAGTAGCGGACAtcaaggaaatttttttttgggttgTTCTCGCTGAGAAAGACCACAAGTATCACAGACTGTTATGGAGAGATCTTGATCCCACAAAACCTGTGGATGTCTATGAAGCGGTCCGTTTAAGCTTTGGACACAGAGCATCCCCTTATCCTGCCCAGTTCGTGCTTTGCAGCCACGCCCTAGACTTGAAAGAGAGCTATCCAGCGGCAGCTATGGTCTTGCTCCAAGATATGTACATGGATGATATCCTTCACTCAGAAGAAACTGTAGAAGACGCTGTTCTCGTCCGTGAAGATTTGACAAAGGTCCTGGGTGGCGCTGGTTTCCGTGCCCAAAAGTGGTGTAGTAATCGAACAGAGGTCCTAGAAAAAATCTCACAAAAGGATCAACGAGCAACTGGAGTAAAGCTTGACGATTCAGAACTACCGGGTGTCAAGACATTAGGAGTCCCTTGGAACGCGATTGACGATGTTTTCACGTTCATTGTCAAAGAAATCAACTTGTCCTTTTACACGAAGCGAGGCCTGCTAAGTGGTATTGCTACACTGTTTAATCCATTGCAGTTCTTGGCGCCATACATCATAAGAGCAAAAATGGCATTACAAGAAGCCTGGCTGCGAGGTCCTGAATAG